A window of Bradyrhizobium sp. AZCC 1719 genomic DNA:
AGCGCCATGGCGACCGCTTCCTCGACCGCATCTTCACCGACATCGAGCGCGCCAAGGCGGCGCGCCGCGCCAACAGCGAAAAAATGGTGGTCGCGACCTATGCCAAGCGGTTTGCGGCCAAGGAGGCCTGTTCCAAGGCGCTCGGCACCGGCATCCGGCGTGGCGTCTGGTGGCGGGACATGGGGGTGGTGAACATGCCGGGGGGACGGCCGACCATGAAACTCACCGGCGGCGCGCTGGCCCGGCTCGAAGCGCTGACGCCGGAGGGCTTCGAGGCGCGAATCGATCTGTCGATCACCGACGACTGGCCGCTGGCGCAGGCCTTCGTCATAATTTCGGCGGTCGCACCCGCCAAATCATGAGCCGCGCAGGCGTTGGTGCCGGAAAAATGAGGAAAAACTAAAAATCATTGAGATATCAATGGATTATGAAGTTTTGACGAGGCGCTTGATTGCGCGCCCACGAACAACCGTCTAAAAACGCCGCCAACGACCTGTTCTAGCCAGGGCCGATTCCGGTTACCGTCGGAATTGGCTCTCAACATCAGTTATCTAGACCATTTTCCTGACGCGAACGTATCTGGCGATTCGCGTGCGGAAAACGTTCTGCCACCGTGCGGGCTGGGGCCCGCGGGAATTGGGAAAGCGATGAGCGTGACATCCGGCACAAAATCTGAAAGCGGCTTGGGTGAAACCATCCGCGTCGTCATCCATGCTCTCCTGATCGCGCTCGTGATCCGCACCTTCCTGTTCCAGCCGTTCAACATCCCCTCGGGATCGATGAAGGCGACGCTCCTGGTCGGCGATTACCTGTTCGTCTCGAAGTATTCCTACGGCTACAGCCACTATTCCATTCCATTGTCGCCGCCACTGTTCTCGGGCCGCATCTTCGGCTCGGAGCCGAACCGCGGCGACATCGTCGTGTTCCGCCTGCCGAAGGACGACTCCACCGATTACATCAAGCGCGTGATCGGCTTGCCGGGCGATCGCATCCAGATGCGGGAAAGGGCTGCTCCACATCAACGACAAGCCGGTCAAGCGCGAGCGGCTTTCCGACTTCATCGGCGAGGACCCCTGCGGCTCCGACGCCACCGCGCGCGTCAAGCGCTGGAAGGAAACGTTGCCGAACGGCGTCAGTTATGAATCGCTCGATTGCGTCGACAACGGTTTCTACGACAACACCAACGTCTATACCGTGCCCCCCGGCCACTTCTTCATGATGGGCGACAACCGCGACAACTCCACCGATAGCCGCGTGCTGTCGGCGGTGGGCTACGTGCCGTTCGAAAACATCGTCGGCCGGGCGCAGATGATCTTCTTCTCCATTGCCGAGGGCGAACACGCCTGGATGTTCTGGCGCTGGCCGACTGCGGTGCGCTGGAATCGCCTATTCACAATTGTGCGATGAACGACGAAACAGCGATCATTCCTGACACATCGGCCTCCGGCGAGCCGGGCCAGCAGGCGGATGCGCCCCGCGAAGCTGCGCCGAAGAAGAAGCGCGGCAAGGCCGGCGCGAAGGCTGCGGCTGCCGCGATCGAGGGGCGCATCGGCTACAAATTTTCCGATCCGGCGCTG
This region includes:
- the acpS gene encoding holo-ACP synthase, which gives rise to MIIGIGSDLVDITRVAKVIERHGDRFLDRIFTDIERAKAARRANSEKMVVATYAKRFAAKEACSKALGTGIRRGVWWRDMGVVNMPGGRPTMKLTGGALARLEALTPEGFEARIDLSITDDWPLAQAFVIISAVAPAKS